The genomic region AACAGGATTTCGGTTATTTTGAAAACGGTATAATCCCATCCGTTCAACCTACACATGCCACGAGCGATATGTATTGGGCAGAGGATAGACTGGGTGAGGAAAGAATCAAAGGTGCCTATGCGTTCAAAGAGTTGTTGAACAAAGCGGGTAAAGTTGCTTTGGGGACCGATTTTCCCGTGGAGCAGGTGAGTCCGTTCCTTACTTTTTACGCATCGGTAGCAAGGAAAGATTTGGAAAACTATCCAGACGGTGGCTTTCAAATGAAAGATGCTTTGTCTCGGGAAGAAACCTTAAAAGGGATGACCATTTGGGCGGCTTATTCCAATTTTGAAGAAAATGAAAAGGGAAGTATCGAAGTGGGGAAAATGGCCGATTTTGTCATTTTGAGCGATGATATCATGGTAGTTCCGGAAAATGAAATCCCTAATTTAAAAGCCGAACAGGTTTATATTGGTGGTAAAATAGCGGAGTAAGAATAAAAAATTTCCCAAATAAAAAAGCCGGGGCATAGGCCCCGGCTTTTTTATAAAATCGCTGGTGCTCTTACATCGTAATCGGTACGGCAACACGTGTAGTTCCCCAACCCATGACCATATGTACGCCATCTTCCACTTCTTTAAAAGCGATTGAAAAGGCTTCAAGAGATTTGCTATCTGTACTTGCACCGGCTTTTACTCTTGCCACATCATTGGCTTCCTTGTAAAAATACGAACCCCATTCGTTCAATTTGTTGTGCAGGATAACGGTCCATTCCTTCTCTCCGGGAATCGTTAATAAGGCATAAGTGCCTGCTTTGACATCCTCGCCGCCAAAGTTTACATCTTGGTAAAACGTAATTTCCGGGGCTTCGTTCGCACCCGTTCTCCATACTTCCCCTTCTTTAGCCAAACTAGATACGGTACGGCCTTTTAATTGTGGCCTTCCGTATATGATACGAACTTTTTTGTCTGATTCTTTGTAACTAGAAGGGTAACTGGCGGCATCCATTGGACTTTTGTCCAAATCGCTAAAATCCTGAGCGGAGACCCCTGTAGTGAAAGTCAATGCTAAAATAAATGTGCTAATGGTAAGTAATTTTTTCATGATAGTTTAATGTTTTTTGTGTTGTTAAATCTAAGGAGTATTGTAAATAATAATAGCCAAAGAGTCGTTAATTTTTAACATACTTACAAATAGCATGGTTTTTATGCCTTGCAGACTATAATTAGTATCAATTTTTATTCGCTTATTGTAAAAAAAGATAATATCGAAACCATTTATGCTATAATTGTTTTATAACTGAAAGATTTAATTCATTTTTGATTATTAATTGATGTAAATAGAAGACTATGTGTGGAATTGTTTGTGCATTCGATATCAAGGAAAGCACCGAAAAGTTAAGGCCCCAGTTATTGGAAATGTCCAAAAAAGTAAGGCATAGAGGACCGGATTGGAGTGGTATATATG from Costertonia aggregata harbors:
- a CDS encoding DUF2911 domain-containing protein, yielding MKKLLTISTFILALTFTTGVSAQDFSDLDKSPMDAASYPSSYKESDKKVRIIYGRPQLKGRTVSSLAKEGEVWRTGANEAPEITFYQDVNFGGEDVKAGTYALLTIPGEKEWTVILHNKLNEWGSYFYKEANDVARVKAGASTDSKSLEAFSIAFKEVEDGVHMVMGWGTTRVAVPITM